A genomic segment from Methanolobus zinderi encodes:
- the asnB gene encoding asparagine synthase (glutamine-hydrolyzing) → MCGITGFNWKDEQLLGRMCEAIKHRGPDDGGTYIDDKVSLGHRRLSILDLSEKGHQPMFNEDGTIVLIYNGEIYNFLELREEFIKKGRKFKSDTDTEVVLHAYEEYGTDCVQHFNGMWAFCIYDKTKNILFLSRDRFGIKPLYYHFDGERFIFSSEIKALLEHDLPREENRSIVFDYLYFNLTDHCEDTFFKGIKRLMPGHNMIFDLSSGKMEIEKYYDVQSRFVKEEEDHQKVKELFTDSVRKRLIADVPVGSCLSGGIDSSSVVVTMRKVDPDAQIKTFSLRFPGDSIDEGEYQQQINEMVNSMNFCVTPDTSDLMNDLQELFLTQEEPFSGTSVYGQYRVMKLARDNGMKVLLDGQGADEVLAGYHYFHGYYYYELLKRLNLSLLLKEANGCYDKSRSFAPMIYLLLRMTPSGIKRLIYKNRKVPFLTPDFISENEGRKDKRWDIYTLNEALYSSLDTYSLPHLLRFEDKNSMRFSIESRVPFLDYRFVEYMFSMPPGQKIHDGTTKYAFRKAMEGEVPSSILSRHDKIGFATPEEKWMKDETVREMIQEIIDSESFREREFWDWKMVKSMYEKLLEGKSSSIFVGTDIWRCISMELWMRLFIDRENITAE, encoded by the coding sequence ATGTGTGGGATTACAGGGTTTAACTGGAAGGATGAACAGCTGCTTGGAAGGATGTGTGAGGCTATAAAGCACAGGGGACCTGATGATGGGGGGACGTATATAGATGATAAAGTTTCCCTGGGACACAGGAGACTGTCCATACTTGACCTGTCTGAAAAGGGCCACCAGCCAATGTTCAATGAAGACGGGACAATAGTCCTGATATATAACGGGGAGATATACAATTTTCTTGAGCTCAGAGAGGAGTTCATAAAAAAAGGCCGGAAATTTAAGAGTGATACGGACACTGAGGTCGTACTTCATGCCTATGAGGAATACGGGACAGACTGTGTGCAGCACTTTAACGGCATGTGGGCATTCTGTATCTATGATAAGACAAAGAATATCCTTTTTTTGAGCAGGGACAGGTTCGGAATAAAACCCCTGTATTACCATTTTGACGGAGAAAGGTTCATATTCTCATCAGAGATCAAGGCACTGCTTGAGCACGACTTGCCCAGAGAAGAGAATCGAAGTATAGTTTTCGATTACCTGTACTTCAATCTTACAGATCACTGTGAGGACACTTTTTTCAAGGGAATTAAAAGGCTTATGCCGGGCCATAACATGATATTCGACCTCTCCTCCGGAAAAATGGAAATCGAGAAATATTATGATGTGCAGTCCAGATTTGTAAAAGAGGAGGAGGATCACCAGAAGGTAAAGGAGCTCTTCACCGATTCTGTCAGAAAGCGACTTATTGCCGATGTTCCGGTCGGAAGTTGCCTGAGTGGAGGTATCGATTCCTCATCAGTGGTCGTTACAATGAGAAAAGTAGATCCCGATGCTCAGATCAAAACATTTTCCCTGCGCTTTCCGGGCGATTCCATCGATGAAGGAGAGTACCAGCAGCAGATAAATGAAATGGTCAACTCGATGAATTTTTGTGTCACACCCGATACATCAGATCTTATGAACGATCTTCAGGAACTGTTCCTGACCCAGGAAGAGCCGTTCAGCGGAACAAGTGTCTACGGCCAATATCGTGTAATGAAACTTGCCCGTGATAACGGGATGAAAGTACTTCTGGACGGCCAGGGGGCTGATGAAGTACTTGCAGGTTATCACTATTTTCACGGATACTATTACTATGAGCTGCTAAAAAGGCTTAACCTTTCCCTTTTACTGAAGGAAGCAAACGGTTGTTATGATAAATCCAGATCCTTTGCACCAATGATCTATCTCTTGCTGCGCATGACACCTTCAGGCATCAAGAGACTTATTTACAAGAATCGTAAGGTTCCGTTCCTGACCCCGGATTTCATTTCTGAGAATGAAGGAAGAAAAGACAAGAGGTGGGATATTTATACGTTAAATGAAGCACTTTACAGCAGTCTCGATACATACTCGCTGCCTCATCTGCTCAGATTCGAGGATAAGAACTCCATGCGATTCTCAATAGAATCAAGGGTGCCTTTCCTTGATTACAGGTTCGTTGAATATATGTTCTCCATGCCGCCCGGGCAGAAGATACATGACGGGACGACAAAATATGCTTTCAGGAAGGCAATGGAAGGTGAAGTACCTTCAAGCATACTTTCCAGGCACGATAAAATAGGTTTTGCAACGCCTGAAGAGAAATGGATGAAGGATGAAACTGTAAGGGAAATGATACAGGAGATCATCGACTCGGAGAGTTTCCGCGAAAGAGAATTCTGGGACTGGAAGATGGTAAAATCAATGTACGAAAAATTACTGGAAGGCAAGTCATCCAGCATTTTCGTAGGTACGGATATCTGGCGATGCATATCCATGGAATTGTGGATGCGTCTGTTTATTGACAGAGAGAATATTACTGCAGAATAA
- the asnB gene encoding asparagine synthase (glutamine-hydrolyzing), whose amino-acid sequence MCGVIGFNWKDELLLNQMCKAIKHRGPDGKGIYLDDKVSLGHNRLDILDKSGTDKQPMSDENNAIVLTYNGRVYNFPQIREELIAKGYKFKSRSDAEVILHAYEEYGTDCVQHFNGMWAFCIYDKTKNMLFLSRDRFGIKPLYYYFDGERFIFSSEIKAILEHDVPRKENRGVIFDYLYFNLTDHSEETFFKDIKRLMPSHNMIFDLSDRKLKISRYYDITKNTVESANDPGKIKDLFTDAVNRALVSDVAMGSCLSGGIDSSSIVVTMRNIDPDVQIKTFSMKFPGEAMDESLYQRAVYEKVNSVNYGVTPQPSELIEDLHELFMTQEEPFSGTSVYGQYRIMKLANETGIKVLMDGQGADQVLSGSSYFNGYYYYEMLKQFDVAQLFREASQYYSKSKSLIPLVYLGLRMTPGELKRYLYNHQKAPYLSRRFLEENADREDMRWHISSLQEAAYSSILFYALPHLLRFVDKNSMRFSIESRVPFLDHTLAEYLLSMPNELRVSDGTSKYAFRLAMQDELPESVLARHDKIGFETPEEKWLKDESVVPIVKSIIGSKSFMSRDFWNWERVQNMYEKLLKGESSAIFVGTEIWRCISIELWMRLFIERQEFMGE is encoded by the coding sequence ATGTGTGGGGTTATAGGTTTCAACTGGAAGGATGAGTTACTACTCAATCAAATGTGTAAAGCTATAAAGCATAGGGGACCCGATGGGAAAGGAATATACCTGGACGATAAGGTATCCCTGGGACACAACAGGCTTGACATTCTGGATAAATCAGGCACTGATAAACAGCCCATGTCAGATGAGAATAATGCGATAGTTCTGACATATAACGGAAGGGTATACAATTTCCCGCAGATCAGGGAAGAACTCATCGCAAAGGGATATAAGTTCAAAAGCCGGTCCGATGCAGAGGTTATATTGCATGCCTATGAGGAATACGGCACAGACTGTGTGCAGCACTTTAATGGCATGTGGGCATTCTGCATCTATGATAAGACAAAGAATATGCTTTTTTTGAGCAGGGACAGGTTCGGAATTAAACCCCTGTACTATTACTTTGACGGAGAAAGGTTCATATTCTCATCCGAGATCAAGGCAATCCTTGAGCATGATGTGCCCCGGAAAGAGAACAGAGGGGTAATTTTCGACTATCTTTACTTCAATCTGACAGACCACAGCGAGGAAACATTTTTCAAGGATATTAAAAGGCTTATGCCAAGCCATAACATGATATTCGATCTTTCAGACAGGAAGCTCAAGATCAGCCGCTATTATGACATTACTAAAAATACAGTGGAAAGCGCCAACGATCCGGGAAAGATAAAAGACCTGTTTACAGATGCCGTCAACCGAGCGCTTGTAAGCGACGTGGCAATGGGAAGCTGTCTTAGCGGAGGCATTGATTCATCATCCATTGTCGTGACGATGAGAAACATAGATCCTGATGTGCAGATCAAAACCTTTTCCATGAAATTCCCCGGTGAGGCTATGGATGAGAGCCTGTACCAGAGAGCAGTGTATGAGAAAGTCAATTCCGTCAATTACGGCGTGACACCTCAACCCTCTGAACTCATAGAAGACCTGCATGAACTGTTCATGACCCAGGAAGAGCCTTTCAGCGGTACAAGCGTTTACGGCCAGTACAGAATAATGAAACTAGCAAATGAAACAGGAATAAAAGTGCTCATGGACGGACAGGGTGCCGACCAGGTGCTTTCAGGAAGTAGCTACTTCAATGGCTACTATTATTATGAGATGCTCAAACAGTTTGACGTGGCACAGTTGTTCAGGGAGGCAAGCCAGTACTATTCAAAATCAAAATCACTGATACCTCTTGTTTACCTCGGACTGCGTATGACACCAGGTGAGCTTAAGAGATATCTGTACAATCATCAGAAAGCACCTTACTTAAGCCGCAGGTTCCTCGAAGAGAATGCTGATCGCGAAGACATGAGGTGGCATATATCATCATTGCAGGAAGCCGCCTACAGCAGTATACTGTTCTATGCCCTTCCGCATCTTCTCAGGTTCGTTGACAAGAACTCAATGCGATTCTCCATTGAATCCAGGGTACCCTTCCTGGATCACACACTTGCAGAATATCTCCTGTCCATGCCGAATGAGCTAAGGGTATCCGACGGTACATCCAAATACGCATTCAGACTTGCAATGCAGGATGAGTTGCCGGAAAGTGTACTTGCAAGGCACGATAAGATAGGTTTTGAAACCCCTGAAGAGAAATGGTTAAAAGACGAGTCAGTTGTTCCCATCGTTAAAAGTATAATAGGGTCAAAAAGCTTTATGTCAAGGGATTTCTGGAACTGGGAAAGAGTCCAGAACATGTATGAGAAACTGTTAAAAGGTGAATCGTCTGCTATATTCGTGGGGACGGAAATATGGCGGTGCATATCAATTGAATTGTGGATGAGACTGTTCATCGAAAGACAGGAATTTATGGGTGAATAA
- a CDS encoding lipopolysaccharide biosynthesis protein has product MKILHILDCIKEKSVFSTDHLFTSLKDPLYRNSVFLLLGRLLNVGVGFLFWLMAARLYPTEEVGVATALISSLGLIVFISSLGFNFSLIRFINMNIKENVLSTSIVITTIASAFMATIYLVIVNDVLHSISLLQKSGYALFFFITVVTNSMFFMSGEAFKALRDTKDFFMQNLVLSVRVPLLLPLVFLGNFGIFGAIGVTYIVSTIFSIYLLNRRTNITAKIDKGYLKDSFTFSSGNYISNLLYESPSLIMPTIILSLLGKEEAALYYIAFSISNLIWIAPMSMSTSLFIEGSYGEGLKRNLIRSGGAVLILLIPSIIIIYFFGNTILQLFGKDYVESLSLLHVLALSSFFVALHNFFVPILNLQMKVKELIKLNFIRFSLLIGLSYILLTPYDILGFGYAWMITYVILTVITLRISRKEGWI; this is encoded by the coding sequence ATGAAAATATTGCATATACTCGATTGCATAAAAGAAAAATCTGTATTCAGCACAGATCATCTTTTTACAAGCCTTAAGGACCCACTTTACAGAAACTCGGTTTTCCTGCTACTTGGAAGATTGCTCAACGTAGGTGTAGGGTTCTTATTCTGGCTGATGGCGGCAAGGCTATATCCTACCGAAGAAGTGGGTGTTGCCACTGCACTGATATCATCCCTCGGATTGATAGTTTTCATTTCCAGCCTGGGATTTAACTTCTCTCTTATTCGCTTTATAAACATGAATATAAAAGAGAATGTCCTGAGCACCTCTATCGTAATTACGACCATAGCATCCGCCTTTATGGCAACAATATACCTGGTGATAGTAAACGATGTGCTTCACAGCATTTCCCTGCTGCAGAAATCAGGTTATGCACTGTTCTTTTTCATAACTGTGGTGACTAACTCCATGTTCTTCATGAGCGGAGAAGCCTTCAAGGCCCTGAGGGATACAAAGGATTTTTTCATGCAGAACCTTGTGCTTTCTGTCAGGGTTCCTCTGCTCTTGCCTCTCGTGTTTCTGGGAAACTTCGGGATATTCGGGGCAATTGGCGTCACATACATCGTTTCGACAATTTTCAGCATCTATCTCCTGAATAGAAGAACAAACATAACTGCAAAGATAGACAAAGGATACCTTAAAGATTCATTTACCTTCTCATCTGGCAACTATATCTCAAACCTGCTGTATGAAAGCCCTTCACTGATAATGCCGACCATAATACTGAGCCTTCTTGGAAAAGAAGAGGCTGCTCTGTATTATATTGCATTCTCAATAAGCAATCTGATCTGGATAGCACCCATGTCAATGAGTACATCACTGTTTATAGAAGGGAGCTACGGAGAGGGATTAAAAAGAAATCTTATAAGATCCGGCGGTGCAGTGCTCATACTGCTGATACCCAGTATTATCATAATATACTTCTTTGGTAATACTATATTGCAATTGTTCGGAAAGGACTATGTAGAGTCTCTGTCCCTGCTTCATGTCCTGGCGCTGTCAAGTTTCTTTGTAGCTTTGCACAATTTCTTCGTGCCCATATTGAATCTGCAGATGAAGGTAAAAGAGCTTATCAAACTCAATTTTATCAGGTTCTCACTGTTGATCGGACTTTCATATATACTGCTGACACCATATGATATACTGGGATTCGGTTATGCATGGATGATCACCTACGTGATCCTGACAGTGATCACATTAAGGATATCCAGGAAAGAGGGATGGATTTAA
- a CDS encoding DUF1616 domain-containing protein, with translation MGVKEQIPVDILLVAAMVLFLDILILVLSPGAVFLRTVIGLPVLLFVPGYVLVSALFPGKDDLEGLERLVLSLGLSIVIVPVFGFALNFSPWGITLGPIMATLSLYIMFMCIITIIRRHQLPRGAAFSINIGFVLKSLKADITSRRTGLDRALTMLLLFSIILATVTLAYALVTPREGEQYTEFYILGINGTAADYPGELSAGESGSVIVGVKNHEGEAANYKLEMRLDNRSLPLSDEYENIDLEDDGRWEERITFTPEDAGENRKLQFLLYREDDLTVPYRELHLWIDVTED, from the coding sequence ATGGGTGTCAAAGAACAGATACCTGTAGACATATTATTAGTGGCTGCAATGGTATTATTTCTGGATATTTTAATACTTGTTTTGTCTCCGGGCGCTGTCTTCCTGCGCACGGTAATAGGTCTTCCTGTGTTACTTTTCGTACCGGGATATGTACTTGTAAGCGCACTGTTTCCCGGAAAGGATGATCTGGAAGGACTGGAACGTCTTGTTTTGAGCCTGGGATTGAGCATAGTTATAGTACCTGTGTTTGGTTTTGCTCTTAACTTCAGTCCATGGGGCATAACACTTGGTCCGATAATGGCCACACTTTCATTGTATATTATGTTTATGTGTATCATCACGATCATAAGAAGACACCAGCTACCCAGGGGAGCAGCCTTTTCCATAAACATTGGTTTTGTTTTAAAGTCCTTAAAAGCCGATATCACATCAAGAAGGACCGGACTTGACCGGGCTTTGACAATGCTTCTTTTGTTCTCTATTATCCTTGCGACGGTAACACTTGCCTATGCACTTGTTACTCCCAGGGAAGGAGAGCAGTATACTGAATTCTATATACTGGGTATAAACGGTACAGCAGCCGATTACCCTGGTGAGCTGAGTGCCGGTGAGAGCGGCAGTGTGATAGTCGGAGTAAAGAACCACGAGGGTGAAGCTGCAAATTACAAACTGGAAATGCGGCTTGATAATAGATCGCTACCCCTTTCGGATGAATACGAGAATATTGACCTTGAAGATGACGGCAGGTGGGAAGAGCGCATCACTTTCACTCCGGAGGATGCGGGTGAGAACAGGAAGTTGCAGTTCTTACTTTACAGGGAAGATGATCTCACAGTTCCTTACAGGGAGCTGCATTTATGGATTGATGTGACGGAGGATTAA
- a CDS encoding CPBP family intramembrane glutamic endopeptidase: MEFDDNSSGKRTSYGTMTDFELTSEKVVVAFIISIVLAEILLFAGMLQISLTLHFLTLIGIAFSTIWIRDTDILCSLQALILLPLVRIINVSMPLSDVPIFMYVNIYAPMLIPLFFLIRHQNLSASDLGVTFRHIVRYIPLSIVVGFLIAEGEYIAIGPGYLAAGMSMEDMIGIAVIVFFFVGLVEELIFRSILQFRLENLFGLNAGLIFASVLFGIMHSGYGEPAEILVTTLAGFVLGYMYQKTRSLPLVVLAHSFANIFLFVLIPITGAGLGLL, translated from the coding sequence ATGGAATTTGACGATAACAGTTCCGGTAAACGTACTTCTTATGGCACAATGACAGATTTCGAGCTGACTTCAGAAAAAGTGGTTGTGGCTTTCATCATATCCATAGTGCTTGCAGAAATCCTGCTTTTTGCAGGTATGCTGCAGATAAGTCTCACACTTCATTTCCTGACACTTATAGGAATAGCGTTTTCGACGATATGGATAAGGGATACAGATATACTCTGTTCCCTGCAGGCACTGATACTTCTGCCTCTTGTAAGGATTATCAATGTTTCAATGCCTCTTTCAGATGTTCCTATCTTTATGTATGTCAACATCTATGCTCCCATGCTGATTCCCCTCTTCTTTCTGATCAGGCATCAGAACCTGTCGGCATCCGATCTTGGTGTTACTTTCAGACACATAGTTCGCTATATTCCTCTCTCGATAGTAGTTGGTTTTCTTATTGCAGAGGGTGAATATATTGCCATAGGTCCGGGTTATCTTGCTGCAGGAATGTCAATGGAGGATATGATAGGTATTGCTGTGATCGTATTCTTTTTTGTGGGCCTGGTTGAAGAGCTTATCTTCAGATCGATCCTCCAGTTCAGACTGGAAAACCTTTTCGGTCTGAATGCAGGATTGATATTTGCCAGTGTACTGTTCGGTATCATGCACTCAGGGTATGGTGAGCCTGCCGAGATCCTTGTTACAACACTGGCAGGCTTTGTTCTGGGTTATATGTACCAGAAGACACGCAGCCTTCCTCTTGTTGTGCTTGCACACAGTTTTGCCAATATATTCCTTTTTGTTTTGATACCCATTACGGGGGCAGGACTGGGGCTGTTGTGA
- a CDS encoding adenylosuccinate synthase, with product MFTIITGAQFGDEGKGKVVDLMSGEYDLVVRFQGGDNAGHTVKVGDDVYKLHLIPSGFLLDSRVLIGPGTVMNPEVLLREIEMLAEGGIEISPEKLGIDAKTSIIMPYHIELDGLRESKRTEKIGTTKRGIGFAYIDKVARDEIQMADVADETRLLRRLAELAPSKASAIQELDGDPAIVTDESLVGKYIELGKRLAPYITDVSYEINRSLEKGKNVLAEGAQGSHLDVIHGTQKFVTSSCTIAGSACANLGVGPTKVDNVLGIVKAYITRVGEGPLPTELHDEAGRQIQEVGKEFGTTTGRSRRCGWFDLPLLKKAVYLNGYTSIALTKLDVLSDLDPIRVCVSYELNGQVLDYPPEDTEELAECKPVYEDLPGWKGDLTGVKSFDELPEAARSYVLYLEEKMGVPVEYVSVGPAREQTFRKETGN from the coding sequence ATGTTCACGATTATCACAGGTGCTCAATTTGGTGATGAAGGTAAGGGAAAAGTAGTTGACCTCATGTCCGGCGAATATGACCTGGTTGTACGTTTCCAGGGAGGAGACAATGCAGGTCATACAGTAAAGGTCGGAGATGATGTCTACAAGCTTCATCTTATTCCTTCAGGTTTCCTTCTTGATTCCAGGGTCCTGATCGGTCCGGGTACCGTAATGAACCCGGAGGTGCTGCTAAGGGAGATCGAGATGCTTGCGGAGGGTGGCATCGAGATAAGTCCTGAAAAACTCGGTATAGATGCCAAGACCAGCATCATTATGCCTTATCATATTGAACTGGATGGTCTGAGGGAATCAAAGAGAACTGAAAAGATAGGCACTACCAAACGTGGTATCGGTTTTGCCTATATTGATAAGGTTGCCAGGGATGAGATACAGATGGCTGACGTTGCAGATGAGACACGTCTTCTACGCAGGCTGGCAGAACTTGCTCCGTCAAAGGCATCGGCCATACAGGAGCTTGACGGTGATCCTGCGATTGTTACAGATGAGAGCCTTGTGGGGAAGTATATAGAACTTGGCAAACGCCTTGCTCCGTATATCACCGATGTATCCTATGAGATCAACCGTTCTCTGGAAAAAGGTAAGAATGTACTTGCCGAAGGTGCACAGGGCAGCCACCTCGATGTGATCCATGGTACCCAGAAGTTTGTGACATCTTCATGTACTATCGCAGGTTCTGCATGCGCAAATCTGGGTGTCGGTCCAACTAAGGTCGATAACGTTCTTGGAATAGTCAAGGCTTATATTACACGCGTAGGAGAAGGACCGCTGCCAACCGAACTGCATGATGAGGCAGGAAGGCAGATACAGGAGGTCGGCAAAGAGTTTGGTACCACAACCGGGAGATCCAGGCGCTGCGGATGGTTCGATCTTCCTCTTCTGAAAAAGGCGGTATATCTGAACGGGTATACTTCTATTGCACTGACTAAACTGGATGTCCTGTCAGATCTGGATCCCATCAGGGTATGTGTTTCCTATGAACTCAACGGGCAGGTACTGGACTATCCTCCGGAGGATACCGAAGAACTTGCAGAATGCAAACCTGTATATGAGGATCTGCCGGGATGGAAAGGAGATCTCACAGGTGTTAAGAGCTTTGATGAACTGCCGGAAGCTGCCCGGAGCTATGTTCTTTACCTTGAAGAAAAGATGGGAGTGCCTGTTGAGTATGTGTCCGTAGGTCCCGCAAGGGAGCAGACATTCAGAAAGGAAACGGGTAACTGA
- a CDS encoding 30S ribosomal protein S19e, with product MTTAYDVPAAELIGNVAGKLKGNENVNPPEWAAFVKTGAHKEMPPIDEEWWYTRCAAVLRTVYKEGPIGVERLRSVYGGKKDMGSSPYHKAKGSGSIARLVLQQLENAGFVRTLKRGRVVSPQGQKLLDNSAHEVKEELVEKIPGLAKY from the coding sequence ATGACAACTGCATATGATGTTCCTGCAGCCGAACTGATCGGCAATGTCGCAGGGAAACTTAAAGGTAACGAAAATGTTAACCCCCCTGAGTGGGCAGCATTTGTAAAGACCGGTGCACACAAGGAAATGCCGCCTATAGATGAAGAATGGTGGTATACACGTTGTGCTGCGGTCCTCAGGACAGTATATAAAGAAGGTCCCATAGGCGTTGAAAGGCTACGCTCTGTTTATGGCGGCAAGAAGGACATGGGTTCCAGCCCCTATCATAAGGCAAAGGGAAGCGGTTCCATCGCAAGGCTTGTGCTTCAACAGCTTGAGAACGCAGGTTTTGTACGCACTCTGAAAAGAGGTCGTGTCGTGTCACCTCAGGGACAGAAGCTGCTTGATAACAGCGCACACGAGGTAAAAGAGGAACTAGTAGAGAAGATACCCGGGCTTGCAAAATACTAA
- a CDS encoding DNA-binding protein: MADDLEEIRRKRLEQLQQQQASEQQMGAGDMQAAMQQEQAKAEMEAKKQAILRQILTPEARERLSTLKMSRKEMVEQLESQLIMLAQNGRLQSKIDDEKLKQLLLQMQPKKREPTIKRM, from the coding sequence ATGGCGGATGATCTTGAAGAAATAAGAAGAAAAAGACTTGAGCAGCTTCAGCAACAGCAGGCTTCCGAGCAGCAGATGGGTGCAGGCGACATGCAGGCAGCAATGCAGCAGGAGCAGGCAAAGGCTGAAATGGAAGCGAAAAAACAGGCAATTCTTCGCCAGATTCTGACACCTGAAGCACGTGAACGTCTGAGCACATTGAAGATGTCCCGTAAAGAGATGGTAGAGCAGCTTGAATCTCAGTTGATAATGCTTGCCCAGAACGGCAGGCTTCAGTCCAAGATAGATGACGAGAAGCTCAAGCAGCTTCTGCTTCAGATGCAGCCGAAAAAGCGCGAACCAACCATTAAGCGTATGTGA
- a CDS encoding DUF7411 family protein: MQVSVLFSGGKDSSLAAILLEPFFDVELVTCSFSLLPVGDIARETAENLGFAHRVVRLDMPVLEKAYAMVIKDGFPKNAINYIHSAAVERLAKDADVNFIADGIRRDDRVPVLDISRIRSIEDRNGVHYMSPLKGYGRAAVNELVDRYLVIEEDQSDNVIKADYETELREMIRQKDGPEKINDVFPAHVQSHVIERKS, encoded by the coding sequence ATGCAGGTCTCTGTTCTTTTCAGCGGAGGAAAGGACAGCTCCCTTGCAGCTATTCTGCTGGAGCCGTTCTTTGATGTCGAACTTGTGACATGCAGCTTTTCGCTGCTTCCTGTCGGGGACATTGCCCGTGAAACTGCTGAAAATCTGGGATTTGCACACAGGGTTGTCCGGCTTGATATGCCGGTGCTTGAAAAGGCATATGCTATGGTCATAAAAGATGGTTTCCCGAAAAATGCTATAAATTACATCCACAGTGCTGCAGTTGAAAGACTTGCAAAGGATGCGGATGTGAATTTCATTGCGGACGGTATCAGACGGGATGACCGTGTTCCGGTGCTTGACATTTCCCGTATAAGGAGCATTGAGGATCGCAACGGCGTACACTATATGTCTCCGCTTAAGGGATACGGACGCGCGGCTGTGAATGAACTGGTAGACAGATATCTGGTGATCGAGGAAGATCAGAGTGATAATGTCATCAAAGCCGATTATGAGACTGAGCTTCGTGAGATGATCAGGCAGAAGGATGGGCCGGAAAAGATAAATGATGTTTTTCCTGCACATGTCCAGTCTCATGTTATTGAACGAAAGAGCTAG
- a CDS encoding 50S ribosomal protein L39e, which translates to MSHNTKGQKMRLAKAHRQNHRVPVWAIVKTNRKVVGHPKRRHWRRSSLKVK; encoded by the coding sequence GTGAGTCACAATACCAAAGGACAGAAAATGAGGCTGGCTAAAGCTCACAGGCAGAACCACAGGGTGCCTGTCTGGGCAATTGTCAAGACCAACAGGAAGGTCGTCGGCCACCCCAAGAGAAGACACTGGAGAAGAAGCAGTCTTAAAGTGAAATGA
- a CDS encoding 50S ribosomal protein L31e, whose amino-acid sequence MADDAVTEQIYTIPLRSVKEAPRWKRSTRAVKVVRDYLTRHMKVDPEMIKMDKTLNEKLWERGSEKPPLSIRVRAAKFEDGEVQAELA is encoded by the coding sequence ATGGCAGATGACGCAGTAACAGAACAGATATACACAATTCCTCTTCGCTCTGTAAAAGAGGCTCCAAGATGGAAGAGGTCTACCAGAGCTGTTAAAGTTGTAAGGGACTACCTTACAAGACACATGAAGGTCGACCCGGAGATGATCAAAATGGACAAGACCCTGAACGAAAAACTCTGGGAACGTGGTTCTGAGAAGCCACCATTGTCCATTCGTGTAAGGGCTGCAAAGTTCGAGGACGGAGAAGTCCAGGCCGAACTTGCATAA
- a CDS encoding translation initiation factor IF-6, with product MIHTLNINESPIIGAFATCTEKFALVPLGTKPDVCKSLEERLDVPVILTLVSGSTVVGSLCRGNSNGLLVSRNSSVRGMDELDIPVHELPGKLNAVGNVVLANDSAALVHPELSDSSVEKIAKALNVDVKRGTIGGIRTVGMAGVATNRGLLVHPRASNDELANLEELFDLPVDVGTSNFGTQMVGSGVLANSKGYVAGSQTTGHELGRIEDALGF from the coding sequence ATGATACATACACTGAACATCAACGAAAGCCCCATTATCGGGGCTTTTGCAACATGTACGGAAAAATTCGCTCTGGTTCCACTGGGTACAAAACCGGATGTCTGTAAATCGCTTGAGGAAAGACTTGACGTACCGGTCATCCTGACGCTTGTCAGTGGCAGCACCGTTGTAGGCTCTCTTTGCAGAGGTAACTCCAATGGCCTGCTTGTTTCCAGGAATTCAAGTGTGAGAGGTATGGATGAACTTGACATCCCGGTACATGAACTGCCGGGAAAGCTGAATGCGGTAGGTAACGTGGTCCTTGCCAATGATTCGGCAGCTCTGGTACATCCCGAACTTAGTGATTCTTCTGTAGAAAAGATTGCAAAGGCTCTGAACGTAGATGTAAAAAGGGGCACCATCGGTGGTATCAGGACTGTAGGTATGGCAGGGGTCGCAACTAACAGGGGACTTCTTGTACATCCCAGGGCAAGCAACGATGAATTAGCAAATCTGGAAGAGTTATTTGACCTGCCAGTAGATGTCGGTACCAGTAACTTTGGTACCCAAATGGTGGGTTCCGGTGTACTTGCCAATTCAAAGGGTTATGTTGCAGGCTCCCAGACTACAGGGCATGAACTTGGAAGGATCGAGGATGCGCTGGGTTTCTAA